One window of Dyadobacter sandarakinus genomic DNA carries:
- a CDS encoding CPCC family cysteine-rich protein, translated as MKIGTCPCCGYQTLGGHLVEDYSICPICFWESDPVQNENPDYEGGANTVSLRVGQHNFFVFGACELTMKAHVRPPLKDESKDPTWKPIE; from the coding sequence ATGAAAATAGGAACATGTCCATGCTGCGGCTACCAAACACTTGGTGGGCATTTGGTAGAAGATTATAGCATTTGCCCAATCTGCTTTTGGGAAAGTGATCCTGTTCAGAATGAAAATCCGGATTATGAAGGAGGTGCTAACACAGTTTCCCTAAGAGTCGGCCAACACAATTTTTTTGTATTTGGCGCTTGCGAGCTAACTATGAAAGCTCACGTTAGGCCACCGCTAAAAGATGAATCGAAAGATCCTACTTGGAAACCCATTGAATAA
- a CDS encoding xanthine dehydrogenase family protein molybdopterin-binding subunit produces MMLTVSWLSSFKSADKLEALGLPDEPVRLNGFIHITTDNKIKLFCPNPEFGQNVMTSLPMMLAEELDVDWKNVTVEMGPHDPAKLGAQFTGGSNSVRMYWKPLREAGAAARQMLRQAAAQSWNVAESEVTTKAGVLSHASGKSAAYGEMASKAAALPVPKEFKLKKPKEFTIVSNSKKNVEIKKITSGKPLFGMDYSVDGMLIAMIQHPPAFGMKLKSFDAAEALKMPGIKEVFTLKLFDDNFEQGIFDTRSFNELLVIVGSSTWQVMNARKKLVVNWQPTGGQKDRMGGRGPSRELTLPAGLESTATQMQQMKEYAAKPAQQLRKDGDPETAFANAAQVIERTYYGPFLAHNCMEPMNFFAHVTEEKALLAGPLQAPGFSEASVAKLLNLPADKIEIQMTRMGGGFGRRAYGHYLYEAALISRKVKAPVKLIYTREDDMTYGIYRPMYTATYRAALDANKNLVAFHVKGGGIPEHPIHANRFPAGAVDNYLAEGWQIPSNITIGAFRAPRSNFNAAAEQSFLDEVAEAAGKDPIEFRLALLRRAKENPVGKNNEYEPDRYAGVLELVRKKSGWGSADNGKYSRGVAAYFCHNSYAAHVVDMVTREGQPYVERVFSAMDCGIVINPDAATNMVQGAVIDGIGNAFYGELTLKEGVAQQQNFYNYRMIRINEAPKIIQVHFVKNELDPTGLGEPPFPPVFGAVANALYKMKGKRYYNQPFKDERQEAI; encoded by the coding sequence TTGATGCTGACAGTAAGCTGGTTATCCAGTTTTAAGTCTGCTGATAAGTTAGAAGCGCTGGGTTTGCCAGACGAGCCGGTGCGGCTGAATGGCTTTATCCACATTACAACCGATAATAAAATAAAACTTTTTTGCCCTAACCCTGAGTTCGGTCAAAACGTGATGACTTCTTTACCAATGATGTTGGCGGAAGAACTGGATGTTGACTGGAAGAATGTGACCGTCGAAATGGGTCCGCATGATCCCGCAAAATTAGGTGCGCAGTTTACCGGAGGCAGCAACTCGGTAAGAATGTACTGGAAGCCGCTGCGGGAGGCTGGCGCGGCAGCAAGACAGATGCTGCGCCAGGCAGCTGCCCAGAGTTGGAATGTAGCTGAAAGCGAGGTGACGACCAAGGCGGGGGTTTTGTCCCATGCAAGCGGAAAGTCTGCTGCATATGGTGAGATGGCCAGTAAAGCGGCCGCCCTACCAGTGCCCAAAGAATTCAAACTAAAAAAGCCAAAAGAATTCACCATCGTTAGTAATTCCAAAAAGAACGTTGAAATAAAAAAAATTACTTCTGGAAAGCCACTTTTTGGAATGGATTATAGTGTAGATGGTATGCTGATTGCCATGATCCAGCACCCACCAGCTTTTGGCATGAAACTAAAATCTTTCGATGCTGCAGAAGCGCTCAAAATGCCGGGCATAAAAGAAGTTTTCACACTAAAATTGTTTGATGATAATTTTGAACAGGGCATTTTTGATACCCGGAGCTTCAACGAATTGCTTGTCATTGTAGGAAGCTCAACCTGGCAGGTGATGAACGCCCGTAAAAAATTAGTGGTGAACTGGCAGCCTACGGGCGGGCAAAAAGACAGAATGGGCGGCAGGGGGCCCAGCCGGGAATTGACCCTGCCTGCTGGCCTTGAAAGTACGGCGACTCAAATGCAACAAATGAAGGAGTATGCTGCCAAGCCAGCGCAGCAATTAAGAAAAGACGGTGACCCGGAAACAGCTTTCGCCAATGCGGCGCAAGTTATTGAGCGTACTTACTATGGACCTTTTTTGGCACACAACTGCATGGAACCGATGAATTTCTTTGCCCATGTGACTGAGGAGAAGGCTCTGCTTGCAGGCCCCTTGCAGGCACCAGGATTTTCTGAGGCATCAGTGGCAAAGCTTTTGAACCTGCCGGCAGATAAGATTGAAATCCAGATGACGCGCATGGGCGGTGGTTTTGGTCGCAGGGCGTATGGACATTACCTTTATGAAGCGGCGCTGATCTCGCGAAAAGTGAAAGCACCTGTCAAGTTAATATATACCCGGGAGGATGACATGACATATGGGATTTACCGGCCTATGTACACAGCAACTTACCGGGCGGCTTTGGATGCCAACAAAAATCTGGTCGCCTTTCATGTCAAGGGCGGCGGCATTCCAGAACATCCGATACATGCCAACCGTTTCCCTGCCGGGGCCGTGGATAATTATTTGGCAGAAGGCTGGCAGATCCCATCGAACATTACAATAGGTGCGTTTAGGGCGCCCCGTTCAAATTTCAATGCGGCTGCTGAACAGTCGTTTTTGGATGAAGTGGCGGAAGCGGCGGGAAAAGATCCTATTGAATTTAGACTGGCGCTTTTAAGGCGAGCTAAGGAAAACCCCGTAGGCAAGAACAATGAATATGAGCCAGACAGATATGCAGGTGTTCTTGAATTAGTGCGTAAAAAATCTGGTTGGGGCAGCGCCGATAACGGGAAATATAGTCGTGGGGTAGCTGCCTATTTTTGTCATAATTCTTATGCTGCCCACGTCGTCGATATGGTCACCCGCGAGGGGCAACCCTATGTCGAGCGCGTGTTTAGCGCTATGGACTGTGGTATCGTGATCAATCCGGATGCAGCAACAAATATGGTGCAGGGAGCGGTTATTGACGGGATTGGTAATGCATTCTATGGAGAATTGACGTTGAAAGAGGGTGTTGCACAGCAGCAGAATTTTTATAATTACAGGATGATCCGGATCAATGAAGCGCCTAAAATTATCCAGGTCCACTTTGTCAAAAATGAACTTGATCCAACCGGGTTAGGTGAGCCACCATTTCCACCGGTATTCGGCGCAGTAGCCAATGCCTTGTATAAAATGAAAGGAAAGCGTTATTATAACCAACCCTTCAAGGATGAAAGGCAGGAAGCTATTTAA
- a CDS encoding transposase has protein sequence MQGKKNYSEKLFISFQLSDRVPRENFYRRLGEALDLKFLYNDTRELYGKTGNPSIDPVVFFKLMLTGYLENITSDRRLIEHSSMRPRRRTVGYSVLHWL, from the coding sequence ATGCAAGGAAAGAAAAATTACTCGGAAAAGTTGTTCATCAGCTTCCAACTTTCAGATCGTGTACCTAGGGAAAATTTCTACCGCAGACTTGGCGAAGCGCTCGATCTGAAGTTTTTATACAACGATACACGCGAGCTGTATGGCAAAACTGGTAATCCGTCGATTGATCCAGTTGTTTTCTTTAAGTTGATGTTGACCGGATACCTGGAAAACATCACATCAGATCGGCGTCTTATAGAGCACAGCTCGATGCGACCGCGGCGGCGGACCGTTGGATATTCTGTACTTCATTGGCTATGA
- a CDS encoding flavodoxin yields the protein MLVGLPLLSKQMKITSIIILLALSHFACSSNEQAEIGLDSIPVAPFEKTLIVYLSRTSNTKAVAEMIKAQTGGKLVALELTTPYPADYRTTVEQVAQENASGFLPPLETRIDSIEKYDLIFLGFPTWGMQLPPPIKSFLDQYDLAGKTIAPFNTNAGYGIGTTFDQVKTLAPKSIVLEGFSTQGGMERDWVLFVMKGEKETAVSDQVKRWLNTMNTPW from the coding sequence ATGCTTGTAGGTTTACCACTGTTAAGCAAACAAATGAAAATAACTAGCATAATTATATTGCTTGCACTGTCGCATTTTGCCTGTTCATCTAATGAACAGGCAGAGATTGGACTTGATTCAATACCAGTTGCACCATTTGAAAAAACGTTAATTGTTTACCTTTCACGGACAAGTAATACAAAGGCTGTTGCAGAAATGATTAAAGCGCAAACCGGAGGCAAGCTGGTGGCCCTTGAATTAACAACGCCTTATCCTGCTGATTACCGAACCACTGTTGAGCAGGTTGCACAAGAGAACGCATCAGGGTTTTTGCCACCACTGGAAACCCGAATTGATAGTATTGAAAAGTATGATCTGATTTTCTTGGGTTTCCCAACTTGGGGGATGCAGTTGCCCCCCCCAATAAAAAGTTTTCTAGATCAATATGATTTGGCCGGTAAAACAATTGCCCCGTTCAACACAAATGCAGGATATGGGATTGGCACCACATTTGACCAGGTAAAAACGCTCGCACCCAAAAGTATCGTTCTTGAAGGTTTTTCAACCCAGGGAGGCATGGAGCGAGATTGGGTGTTGTTTGTAATGAAAGGAGAAAAGGAAACGGCTGTAAGCGACCAAGTAAAAAGATGGCTAAACACAATGAACACGCCTTGGTGA
- a CDS encoding transposase, with amino-acid sequence MDILYFIGYDIDESLPWHSTVSRTRQLYPATVFESLFDKVFSMCVDKGMVSGHTQALDSAPIKANASMESLELKKPFQSIKNHFENVDAENQQ; translated from the coding sequence TTGGATATTCTGTACTTCATTGGCTATGATATTGACGAATCGTTGCCATGGCATTCAACCGTTAGTAGGACCAGGCAACTATATCCAGCCACAGTTTTTGAAAGTCTGTTCGACAAGGTTTTCAGCATGTGCGTTGATAAGGGTATGGTCAGTGGGCATACTCAGGCCCTGGATTCCGCTCCGATCAAAGCGAATGCCTCAATGGAAAGTCTTGAGTTGAAAAAGCCATTTCAATCTATCAAGAACCACTTTGAGAATGTTGATGCTGAAAATCAACAATAG
- a CDS encoding TonB-dependent receptor — MKSVLLAFVLSMISAAAFAHLGSVEGRVTDAASGLPLRGVSVQLVGTGKAEVTDELGQYRFNDLIASAYKLEFSHIGYAPLVQEITVADELTTKVQTKMSVAPVTLSTVTVSGLKAHDQQLISSLDIRLRPITNSQEILRIVPGLFIGQHAGGGKAEQIFLRGFDIDHGTDIRLSVDGMPINMVSHAHGQGYADLHFVIPELVETVDFKKGPYTTDKGNFTTAGWVNLKTKTTLDNSFIKLEGGQYGTFRAVGGLDLLGQKGKEKNQSAYLASEYSYSDSYFDNPQKFKRFNVQGKYHGHLSVNTNLTLTGSTFWSKWNHSGQIPNRAVASGLTGFFGSVDPTEGGQTSRTNFNAEAVTVTPSGYKIKNQLFYSNYNFELYSNFTFFLKDSINGDQIRQKEKRDLFGYNGSISRTDYIGSIGFTSTAGLQYRQDLTRGTELSHTKNRTETLDRQQYGNINEVNAGAYVDELIQFSDRFSINAGVRLDYFRNQYEDLLRSPVTKKQSTSAIISPKLNLYYTVNPGLQLYLNSGKSFHSNDTRVVITENGRRTLPPAYGVDAGTIFKPFPRLLVNAAAWYLWLQQEFVYVGDEGVVEPSGKTRRYGLDLSMRYELTRHLYADLDLNAAKPRAIGIEAGQDYLPLAPTLTSVGGLSIRNAGAWSGSLRYRYMGARPANEDNSIVAKGYFVNDLQLNYTKSRYSLGLSIQNLFNTRWKETQFATESQLQGEPAPVEEIHFTPGTPFAARLSFTYFLK; from the coding sequence ATGAAATCAGTATTACTCGCATTTGTATTGTCAATGATTAGCGCGGCTGCTTTTGCGCACCTGGGCTCGGTTGAAGGGCGTGTGACCGACGCGGCAAGTGGCCTCCCACTCCGCGGGGTCAGTGTGCAGCTGGTCGGTACAGGCAAAGCAGAAGTAACAGACGAGCTTGGTCAATATCGTTTCAACGATCTGATAGCATCGGCTTACAAGCTGGAATTTTCACACATCGGCTATGCACCTTTAGTACAGGAAATAACGGTGGCCGACGAGTTGACTACGAAGGTCCAAACCAAGATGAGTGTCGCACCCGTAACGCTCAGCACTGTCACAGTATCCGGCTTAAAAGCCCATGACCAGCAGCTGATCAGCAGTCTGGATATCCGGCTGCGTCCTATCACCAATTCCCAGGAAATACTGCGGATTGTTCCCGGCCTTTTCATCGGGCAGCATGCGGGCGGAGGAAAAGCGGAGCAGATATTCCTACGCGGATTTGACATTGATCACGGGACCGATATCCGCCTGAGCGTGGACGGTATGCCCATCAACATGGTTTCACATGCCCACGGGCAGGGATATGCAGATCTGCATTTTGTGATACCCGAACTGGTGGAAACCGTTGATTTCAAGAAAGGCCCTTATACAACTGACAAAGGCAATTTTACAACAGCAGGCTGGGTCAATCTGAAAACAAAAACAACGCTTGATAACAGCTTTATAAAGCTTGAAGGGGGACAGTACGGCACTTTCCGCGCGGTTGGCGGATTGGATTTATTAGGACAAAAGGGAAAAGAGAAAAACCAGTCGGCTTACCTGGCCTCTGAATATTCTTATTCTGATTCCTATTTTGACAACCCGCAGAAATTCAAACGGTTCAACGTGCAGGGAAAATACCACGGCCATTTATCTGTCAATACGAACCTAACTTTAACCGGCTCAACGTTTTGGAGTAAATGGAACCACTCGGGGCAGATTCCTAACCGGGCTGTTGCATCGGGACTTACCGGATTTTTCGGCTCGGTTGACCCTACCGAAGGCGGCCAGACCAGCCGCACTAATTTCAATGCAGAAGCGGTCACCGTTACCCCCAGTGGTTACAAGATCAAAAACCAGCTGTTTTACAGTAATTACAATTTTGAGCTCTATTCAAATTTTACATTTTTCCTGAAAGATTCTATCAACGGCGACCAGATCCGTCAGAAGGAGAAGCGTGATCTTTTTGGTTATAACGGAAGCATTTCACGCACTGATTATATCGGCAGCATTGGCTTCACATCCACAGCAGGTTTGCAATACCGTCAGGATCTAACCCGCGGGACAGAGCTTTCCCATACCAAAAACCGGACTGAAACCCTTGACCGCCAGCAATATGGGAACATCAACGAAGTGAACGCTGGTGCTTACGTGGATGAGCTTATCCAATTCTCGGATCGTTTTTCCATCAATGCAGGTGTAAGACTTGATTATTTCCGAAACCAGTATGAAGATTTGCTACGCTCGCCGGTGACCAAAAAGCAAAGTACATCCGCTATCATCTCTCCGAAATTAAACCTTTACTATACTGTCAATCCCGGCCTGCAATTGTATCTGAACTCGGGGAAAAGTTTTCACTCCAATGATACAAGGGTAGTGATAACAGAAAATGGCCGCAGGACGCTTCCACCAGCTTATGGTGTTGATGCAGGGACGATCTTCAAGCCATTTCCAAGGCTTCTGGTGAATGCTGCCGCATGGTATTTGTGGCTTCAACAGGAGTTTGTATACGTGGGGGACGAAGGTGTGGTCGAGCCTAGTGGCAAAACCCGGCGCTACGGGCTGGACCTCTCCATGCGATATGAGCTTACCCGGCATCTGTATGCTGATCTGGACTTGAACGCTGCCAAACCGCGGGCGATTGGCATTGAGGCGGGCCAGGATTATTTGCCGCTTGCCCCTACCCTTACCTCTGTCGGCGGGCTATCCATCCGCAACGCAGGGGCATGGAGTGGGTCATTGCGGTACCGCTATATGGGTGCCAGGCCCGCCAATGAGGACAACAGCATTGTGGCCAAAGGCTATTTTGTCAACGATTTACAACTCAATTATACCAAATCAAGGTATTCGCTCGGATTATCCATACAAAACCTCTTCAACACCCGCTGGAAGGAAACGCAGTTCGCAACCGAAAGCCAGCTTCAAGGCGAACCTGCTCCCGTTGAAGAAATCCATTTCACCCCTGGGACGCCGTTTGCTGCCCGACTTAGCTTTACATACTTTCTCAAATGA
- a CDS encoding LytR/AlgR family response regulator transcription factor, with protein sequence MIKAIALDDERPALDVIEAFCSRLEPISSLKTFTRTGEARLYMESNPVELVFLDINMPKESGLEFAKTVDRQTAVIFTTAYSEFAVESYEVQAVDYLLKPFTFQRFSTAVQRAQQHLQAMRQIAGNTADGEPVHVFFRVDYGLVKVALNDILFIEGLDNYLKIHLQNARPMVVRMTMKAILDKLPQTNFLRVHRSFIVALDKIVNVRSKMINIGNEEIPVGNSYENDFTTRFLK encoded by the coding sequence ATGATCAAAGCCATTGCGCTGGATGACGAGCGGCCAGCACTAGACGTGATTGAAGCTTTTTGCAGCAGGTTGGAACCTATCAGCTCTTTGAAAACCTTTACCCGCACCGGAGAAGCGCGTTTGTATATGGAAAGCAACCCGGTTGAGCTAGTTTTCCTGGATATCAACATGCCCAAAGAATCCGGACTCGAATTTGCAAAAACCGTTGACCGACAAACTGCGGTGATTTTTACTACCGCATACAGCGAATTTGCCGTCGAGAGCTACGAGGTTCAGGCGGTGGATTATCTTCTGAAACCCTTCACATTTCAGCGTTTCAGCACGGCAGTACAACGTGCTCAGCAGCATTTACAAGCAATGCGGCAGATTGCCGGGAATACAGCGGACGGTGAACCTGTCCACGTTTTTTTCCGGGTGGATTATGGCTTGGTGAAGGTCGCACTAAACGATATTCTATTTATTGAGGGCCTTGATAATTATCTAAAGATTCACCTTCAAAATGCGCGGCCAATGGTTGTCCGGATGACCATGAAAGCGATTTTGGATAAACTGCCCCAGACAAACTTTTTGCGCGTGCACCGTTCGTTCATTGTTGCACTGGATAAAATCGTGAATGTCCGCAGCAAGATGATTAACATTGGGAACGAAGAAATACCAGTCGGTAACAGTTACGAAAACGATTTTACAACAAGATTTCTTAAATAA
- a CDS encoding DUF3500 domain-containing protein, producing MKGILNSGWGLILFTVFTVACSSDDTDVTPDAGSTSSSITAAVLTTTSANTTCSGSTGVAKAVCLAEAFKATLSSSQVSTMQLDYSQTNAKKWSNLPAALSGRIGIKLGSLSDVQLAAFRDLMVGLLDVNASNEGYDEMLGNLVADDYLNTIGGGSAYGAGEYYLAFLGTPSATGLWEILFTGHHYTQSYTFNGGKLTGVTPAFRGVEPASAVTANGKTYQPFEQERAVFATMLGGLSSTEQATAKLSSTFSDILLGPGNDGSFPSSKSGLQVGSLTAAKQSLVLDAIKLYVNDLDATTAASILATYTNELASTYISYSGTTAVASQNDYVRIDGPNVWIEFSYQGGVIVRNTPHPHSVWRDRSGDYGGN from the coding sequence ATGAAAGGGATTTTAAATTCAGGATGGGGCCTGATTCTTTTTACCGTTTTTACAGTGGCGTGCAGCTCAGATGATACTGATGTTACGCCGGATGCTGGCAGCACTTCTTCTTCAATCACCGCGGCTGTACTTACAACAACCAGCGCTAACACGACTTGCTCCGGTTCCACGGGTGTGGCTAAGGCTGTTTGTCTTGCCGAAGCCTTTAAGGCAACCCTGAGCAGCAGCCAGGTTTCGACTATGCAGCTGGACTACAGCCAGACTAATGCTAAAAAATGGTCGAACCTTCCGGCAGCCTTATCGGGCCGGATTGGGATAAAGCTGGGTTCTCTCAGCGATGTGCAACTGGCTGCATTCCGGGACCTGATGGTGGGTTTGCTTGACGTAAATGCGAGCAATGAAGGCTACGATGAAATGCTGGGCAATCTGGTGGCTGACGATTATCTGAATACAATCGGCGGCGGCTCAGCCTATGGGGCTGGCGAGTATTATCTTGCATTTTTGGGAACACCAAGTGCGACCGGCCTCTGGGAAATCCTGTTCACCGGACATCACTATACGCAGTCTTATACCTTCAATGGTGGTAAACTAACCGGCGTTACACCTGCTTTCCGCGGCGTAGAGCCAGCAAGTGCCGTCACGGCGAATGGTAAAACCTACCAGCCATTTGAACAGGAACGGGCCGTATTTGCAACCATGCTGGGCGGGCTAAGCTCTACTGAACAGGCAACTGCAAAACTTTCTAGTACATTCTCCGATATATTGCTTGGCCCAGGCAACGATGGATCATTCCCTTCTTCAAAATCAGGATTACAGGTTGGCTCGTTGACAGCAGCAAAACAATCGCTGGTCTTGGATGCGATCAAGCTTTATGTGAATGACCTGGATGCCACAACTGCCGCATCGATCCTGGCTACCTACACCAATGAACTGGCCAGCACCTACATTTCCTATTCGGGCACAACAGCAGTTGCATCGCAAAATGATTACGTGCGTATCGACGGACCGAATGTATGGATCGAGTTTTCCTACCAGGGCGGTGTCATAGTTCGTAACACCCCTCACCCGCACTCTGTCTGGCGTGACCGCAGTGGGGACTACGGAGGAAATTAA
- a CDS encoding HupE/UreJ family protein — protein MAGLNKSILDNPILIVNHLKKWFTILLIPIIRGLSAGNALGHPMPNSVVLLTLHSDHISTELQIPLSELQAAIGIPVNDSSAQLVDRLGSELRAYLTKHINPKTLDGKPWRVTIGALKVHETQNAINGVYRELTAQLELTPPAGADIRKFILDYDAVLHQVVTHKILVSVSQDWAAGKLAEDAPAQVGVIELDIVNNRILPLTINLEAGSAWKGLISMVRLGIQHIAEGTDHLLFILVLLLPAPLLHTRRRWTDFGGIRYSLSRLLWIVSAFTVGHSVILLLGALGWVRLPSQPVEIMIALSILVSAIHAIRPLFPGKETWIATGFGLIHGMAFANTLANLSLDAGRMALSILGFNVGIELMQLLIIIVTIPWLILLSRTPVYRIVRLTGAVLAAVAAIAWTAERVTGTANAWAGMVERIAGYSPYFVFLLALLAIFFTIRTRQLKNA, from the coding sequence ATGGCGGGACTAAATAAATCTATTTTGGACAATCCGATATTGATCGTAAACCACTTGAAAAAGTGGTTTACGATCCTACTGATCCCAATTATACGCGGTCTAAGTGCTGGTAACGCTTTGGGTCATCCAATGCCAAATTCAGTCGTCTTGCTGACCCTGCATTCCGACCACATCAGTACCGAATTACAGATTCCGTTAAGCGAATTGCAGGCAGCAATCGGTATTCCCGTCAATGATTCCTCTGCGCAGTTAGTCGACAGGCTTGGCTCGGAGCTCCGTGCTTATTTAACCAAGCATATCAACCCCAAGACATTAGATGGAAAACCATGGCGCGTAACCATCGGCGCATTAAAAGTGCACGAAACGCAAAATGCAATTAACGGCGTTTATCGCGAGCTGACAGCACAGTTGGAACTTACACCACCCGCTGGGGCAGACATAAGAAAATTCATTCTTGACTACGACGCGGTACTTCATCAGGTTGTGACCCATAAGATATTGGTATCAGTCAGTCAGGACTGGGCGGCAGGCAAGCTTGCAGAAGATGCTCCTGCACAGGTAGGAGTCATTGAGCTTGATATTGTCAATAACAGGATTTTACCACTGACGATCAACCTGGAAGCTGGAAGTGCTTGGAAAGGGTTGATATCCATGGTCAGGCTTGGCATCCAGCACATTGCGGAAGGAACAGACCACCTGCTTTTCATACTGGTGCTACTCCTACCCGCCCCACTGCTACACACACGCAGGCGCTGGACTGATTTCGGAGGCATCCGTTATAGTTTGTCGCGTCTGCTCTGGATTGTAAGTGCTTTTACGGTCGGCCATTCTGTTATACTGCTACTCGGGGCGTTGGGATGGGTTAGGCTCCCCAGCCAACCAGTCGAAATCATGATTGCTCTATCCATCCTGGTTTCTGCTATCCATGCCATTCGGCCACTTTTCCCTGGCAAAGAAACCTGGATCGCTACCGGCTTTGGCCTAATCCACGGGATGGCGTTTGCCAATACGCTTGCCAACCTTTCGCTCGATGCTGGCAGAATGGCCCTTAGCATCCTTGGCTTCAATGTCGGTATTGAACTGATGCAGCTGCTGATTATTATAGTTACAATCCCTTGGTTGATCTTGTTAAGCCGCACGCCGGTTTACAGGATTGTGCGGCTAACAGGTGCTGTTTTAGCTGCGGTGGCCGCAATTGCCTGGACAGCCGAGCGCGTGACCGGCACTGCAAATGCATGGGCCGGGATGGTAGAGCGCATTGCGGGCTACTCGCCTTATTTTGTGTTTCTACTAGCTTTGTTGGCTATATTCTTTACAATAAGAACACGACAATTAAAAAACGCCTGA
- a CDS encoding DUF3500 domain-containing protein, with product MTRSFSIFMPLLGFFMATFIACQDHVTPDPDTPADSTGTGMPGDSSGGPGGPGGNGGPGGNGSSASVEVSKAITAAMYTMTMTNTSCGGATGLAKVVCLTQAFQATLSDSLLSAVQLPYSLANAQKWSNLPAGLSARYGINQASLDETQRTAFKDLMLALLALNVTDEGYDEMIGSLVADNVLAVSGGGTTYGAGNFYVSIIGTPSTTGLWELLFTGHHYTQPYTFNGTAGTGYTPAFRAIEPTYAVSENGKTYQPMEQERLAFAALLTSLSSSEQAAAKLSSSFGDVVLGPGQDWKFPATKVGLKVGSLTADKQALVLNAIKLYVNDLDPTSAAAVLTKYTNELPDTYISYAGNTSVTAANDYIRIDGPSVWIEFSYQGGVIIKNMPHPHSVWRDHTTDYGGTK from the coding sequence ATGACAAGATCATTTTCAATTTTTATGCCTCTCCTGGGCTTTTTTATGGCAACCTTTATTGCCTGCCAGGACCATGTTACACCAGACCCTGATACACCTGCTGATTCAACAGGAACCGGCATGCCTGGCGATTCAAGTGGTGGGCCAGGTGGACCTGGTGGCAATGGCGGTCCAGGAGGGAACGGTTCAAGCGCATCGGTAGAAGTTTCGAAGGCCATAACCGCTGCCATGTATACAATGACGATGACTAATACAAGCTGCGGGGGTGCTACCGGCCTGGCAAAAGTGGTTTGTCTGACGCAGGCTTTTCAGGCAACATTGTCCGACAGTCTCTTATCTGCTGTGCAACTTCCATACAGTCTGGCTAACGCTCAAAAATGGTCTAACCTGCCTGCCGGATTGTCCGCGCGTTATGGTATCAACCAGGCCTCACTGGATGAAACCCAGCGCACCGCGTTTAAAGATTTGATGCTTGCTCTACTTGCCTTGAATGTTACAGATGAAGGCTACGACGAAATGATCGGAAGCCTGGTTGCTGACAATGTCCTGGCAGTAAGCGGTGGCGGGACAACCTATGGCGCTGGTAATTTTTATGTATCGATCATTGGCACTCCAAGTACAACAGGGCTTTGGGAACTACTCTTTACCGGGCATCACTACACCCAGCCATATACGTTTAATGGTACAGCTGGCACTGGGTATACACCAGCATTCAGGGCGATCGAGCCTACGTATGCTGTCAGTGAAAATGGCAAAACTTACCAACCCATGGAGCAGGAACGGCTGGCATTTGCAGCGCTACTTACCAGTTTGAGCAGCAGCGAACAGGCCGCCGCCAAGCTAAGTTCATCTTTCGGGGATGTGGTACTTGGGCCGGGGCAGGACTGGAAGTTCCCAGCCACAAAGGTAGGCTTGAAAGTGGGCAGCCTGACGGCCGATAAGCAAGCGCTTGTGCTGAACGCGATTAAGCTTTATGTCAATGACCTGGATCCGACGTCGGCAGCAGCGGTACTAACCAAATACACCAATGAACTGCCCGACACCTACATATCCTATGCCGGAAACACGAGCGTAACTGCTGCTAATGATTACATTCGCATAGACGGGCCAAGCGTATGGATCGAGTTCTCCTACCAAGGCGGGGTGATTATCAAAAATATGCCGCACCCGCATTCAGTCTGGCGTGACCATACAACAGATTATGGCGGGACTAAATAA